In the Clostridium beijerinckii genome, one interval contains:
- a CDS encoding sigma 54-interacting transcriptional regulator: MAKKDLIYQKLLQLNSPDGIDTKTLAPLVNMTRANLSHELNELCKEGKLYKSSGRPVLFFLAENKIQSNESQLDLLAKNNISLKDSVEQAKAAILYPPKGMNCLILGSTGVGKSMFASLMHNYALEMKVKTEDSPFIVFNCADYTNNPQLLTSQLFGVKKGAYTGAESDKVGLIEQADGGILFLDEIHRLPPEGQEALFIFLDTGTFRRIGDSETRKSDVLIISATTEDPNSALLNTFTRRIPLVINIPSLKERTLDERLFLIKSFFKYESIRLNKEIYVSLNSLRALLSYDCPNNIGQLKSDVQLLCAKAYSEYLTNIRRDVRIHSKILPPYIKEGLYKEKEHRVLWNKLMSEEIEYFRFNGSNEDTNTIFNNGDNTIYDFIESKLEKLKSLEISDIDIENILEKDIAKHFNKNNSEVSEETSKQNLLTIIDEDTLKCIDSIVSHITRKLPVIFDSNLYTAFALHINTLINRINSDKIIINTNLNRIKDLYPSEFAVALEIKEIIENTINKSIPIDEAGYLTLFLIPDNTFNDKSQDKVKVILIAHGESTATSMADVSNRLLGENYIIPINAPIDVAPSKVLESLKIGIQDNPTSAGYLLLVDMGSLTTFADVIKKEFQVDIKVISLVSTLHVLEAARKALIGSSLDEIYNDVLMVNSYVEIHKNISNPSSDSDKVLIVTACLTGEGAAIAIKNFLLSNLRLDKDYFEVVCLNCLDKKYFKQKIINLQEKNEVLFIVSSFPVDSPIKQYTMYEVFNMNVLKELQSIIDSKLTMINLPKIIKENIYNIDGVELYKDVTLFLNILQEKLLIKLSDENMVGVILHLSFVIGRLRNEDNPAVYPQKEKYLEENINLYNIIKENLNFITSKYKVEISDDEICYLMNLLSNSAPELQSKL, translated from the coding sequence ATGGCTAAAAAAGATTTGATTTACCAAAAACTTCTCCAGCTAAATTCTCCAGATGGAATAGATACTAAAACACTAGCGCCTCTAGTTAATATGACTAGAGCTAATTTAAGCCATGAACTAAATGAACTTTGTAAGGAAGGTAAATTGTATAAATCATCAGGTAGACCAGTATTATTTTTTCTTGCTGAAAATAAGATTCAAAGCAATGAATCTCAACTAGATTTGTTAGCTAAAAATAATATTTCTCTTAAAGATTCTGTGGAACAGGCTAAAGCAGCTATACTATATCCACCTAAAGGTATGAATTGTTTAATATTAGGTAGTACTGGTGTAGGAAAGTCTATGTTCGCATCTCTTATGCACAATTATGCATTGGAAATGAAGGTAAAAACAGAAGATTCTCCTTTTATAGTGTTTAACTGTGCAGATTATACTAATAACCCACAACTATTAACTTCTCAACTTTTTGGTGTAAAAAAAGGTGCGTATACTGGAGCTGAATCTGACAAAGTCGGATTAATAGAACAGGCTGATGGTGGTATTTTATTTTTAGATGAGATTCACAGATTGCCACCTGAAGGGCAGGAAGCTCTATTCATATTTTTAGATACAGGTACTTTTAGACGCATTGGGGATTCAGAAACCAGAAAATCAGATGTATTAATAATTTCAGCTACAACAGAAGACCCAAATTCTGCTTTATTAAACACATTTACAAGAAGAATTCCTCTTGTTATTAATATTCCTTCTCTTAAAGAAAGAACTTTAGATGAAAGATTATTTTTAATTAAAAGTTTCTTCAAATATGAAAGTATCCGTTTAAATAAAGAGATTTATGTATCTTTAAACTCTCTTAGAGCATTACTTTCTTATGATTGTCCTAATAATATAGGTCAGTTGAAAAGCGACGTTCAGCTACTTTGTGCAAAAGCATACTCTGAATACTTAACTAATATACGACGCGACGTAAGAATCCATAGTAAAATACTGCCTCCTTATATTAAAGAAGGTCTTTATAAAGAGAAAGAACATAGAGTTTTATGGAATAAACTTATGAGTGAAGAAATTGAATATTTCAGATTTAATGGTTCTAATGAAGATACAAACACTATATTTAATAATGGAGATAATACTATTTACGATTTTATAGAAAGTAAACTTGAAAAGCTTAAGTCTCTAGAAATTTCAGATATTGATATTGAGAACATTCTTGAGAAAGATATAGCCAAACATTTCAATAAAAATAACTCTGAAGTTTCCGAAGAAACAAGCAAACAAAACTTATTAACCATTATTGATGAAGATACATTAAAATGTATTGATAGTATAGTAAGTCATATAACTCGAAAGCTTCCTGTAATTTTTGATAGTAATTTATATACGGCTTTTGCTCTGCATATAAACACATTAATTAATAGAATAAACAGCGACAAGATAATAATAAACACTAATTTAAATAGAATAAAAGATCTTTATCCTTCTGAATTTGCTGTTGCACTAGAGATTAAGGAGATCATAGAAAACACTATTAATAAATCAATTCCAATAGATGAAGCTGGATACTTAACATTATTCTTGATACCAGATAATACTTTTAACGATAAATCTCAAGATAAAGTAAAAGTTATCCTAATTGCTCATGGTGAATCAACTGCAACTTCAATGGCTGATGTTTCTAACAGACTACTTGGAGAAAACTATATAATTCCAATAAACGCTCCAATAGATGTTGCTCCATCAAAAGTATTAGAAAGCCTTAAGATTGGTATTCAGGACAATCCAACTTCTGCTGGTTATCTCTTATTGGTAGATATGGGGTCTTTAACAACTTTTGCAGATGTTATAAAAAAGGAATTTCAAGTAGACATTAAAGTGATATCTCTTGTTTCAACTTTACATGTTTTAGAAGCAGCACGAAAAGCATTAATTGGATCATCGCTAGACGAAATATATAATGATGTTCTTATGGTAAATTCTTATGTAGAAATACATAAAAATATAAGTAATCCTTCTAGCGATTCAGATAAAGTTTTAATAGTAACTGCCTGCTTAACTGGTGAGGGAGCTGCTATTGCAATTAAAAACTTCTTACTAAGTAATCTTAGATTAGATAAAGATTATTTTGAAGTCGTTTGTCTAAACTGCTTAGACAAAAAATACTTCAAGCAAAAAATAATTAATCTTCAAGAAAAAAATGAGGTACTTTTTATAGTTTCATCTTTTCCTGTAGATTCACCTATAAAACAATATACAATGTACGAAGTATTTAACATGAATGTATTAAAAGAATTACAAAGTATAATTGATTCAAAATTAACTATGATTAATCTACCTAAAATTATAAAGGAAAATATATATAATATAGATGGTGTTGAACTTTATAAAGATGTGACTCTATTTTTGAATATATTACAAGAGAAACTCTTAATTAAATTATCTGATGAAAATATGGTTGGCGTTATTCTCCATTTATCATTTGTAATAGGACGATTAAGAAATGAAGATAATCCGGCTGTTTATCCTCAAAAAGAGAAATATCTAGAAGAAAATATAAATCTATATAATATAATAAAAGAAAATTTAAACTTTATAACTAGCAAATATAAAGTAGAAATATCAGATGATGAAATATGCTATTTGATGAATCTTTTATCAAACTCAGCTCCTGAATTACAAAGTAAACTTTAA
- a CDS encoding MurR/RpiR family transcriptional regulator, producing the protein MFNYEIIQSLNDLELSLYRYIMKNIEKVVYMRIRELADEAHVSTTTILRFCKKLNCEGYSEFKVKLKLYLEENESTKVNNDTSIIVDFFKKLDNSELDRKLNVLCDLIKKASNVVFIGTGTSGILCKYAARYFSSIGKFSMYIDDPYFPRNYKLYEDSIIIAMSVSGETRTVIDYISNIKRENTTLVSITNSENCTISKISDLNISYYVQQERLGISDITTQIPVLYIIESMGKRLHNKFIVDSSDYSK; encoded by the coding sequence ATGTTTAATTATGAAATTATCCAGAGTTTAAACGATTTAGAGTTGTCTCTATACAGATATATAATGAAGAATATTGAAAAAGTTGTTTATATGAGAATTAGAGAATTAGCTGACGAAGCACATGTGTCAACAACAACTATATTAAGGTTTTGTAAAAAGTTGAACTGTGAAGGGTATTCAGAATTTAAAGTGAAATTAAAATTGTATCTTGAAGAAAATGAAAGTACTAAAGTAAATAATGATACATCGATAATAGTTGATTTTTTTAAAAAATTAGATAATAGCGAGCTTGATAGAAAATTAAACGTACTCTGCGATTTAATAAAGAAAGCAAGCAATGTAGTATTTATAGGAACGGGAACATCCGGAATACTGTGTAAATATGCAGCCAGATATTTTTCATCAATTGGTAAGTTTTCTATGTATATAGATGATCCATATTTTCCAAGAAATTATAAGCTATATGAAGATTCAATAATAATAGCAATGTCAGTTTCAGGCGAAACACGTACGGTTATTGATTATATAAGTAATATAAAAAGAGAGAATACTACGCTTGTAAGCATAACAAATAGTGAAAATTGTACAATATCGAAAATATCAGATCTTAATATATCGTATTATGTCCAACAAGAAAGATTAGGGATTAGTGATATAACAACACAAATACCTGTATTATATATTATTGAAAGTATGGGAAAAAGGCTACATAATAAGTTTATAGTAGATTCTTCTGATTATTCTAAGTAA
- a CDS encoding glycoside hydrolase family 1 protein, whose protein sequence is MFHKKLKDFPKNFLWGASTSAYQVEGAYNEDGKGLSVQDTKEPFPGTPDFKVSSDHYHHYKEDVALFAEMGFKTYRFSIAWTRIIPNGVGDVNPKGIEFYNNLINELLSYGIEPLVTMYHFDLPDALQREGGWSNRKTADAFVNYAKVLFENFGDRVKYWLTINEQNMMILHGGAIGTVNDGVENIEKELYKQNHHMMLAQAQTMKLCHSMCPKAKIGPAPNISSIYPASSRPEDILAASNQSSIRNWLYLDMAVHGRYNPIAWSYMVEKGIEPTIEDGDMEILKGGNPDFIAFNYYCTGTAEESKIDDKEVSTQGGDQQIAVGDLGVYKGASNPNLEKTQFGWEIDPIGFRNTLREVYERYNLPIIITENGLGAYDNVEENDTINDDYRIDYLRKHIEQARLAITDGVDLIGYCPWSAIDLISTHQGFKKRYGFIYVNRDEFDLKDLRRIRKKSFFWYKKVIETNGEEI, encoded by the coding sequence ATGTTTCATAAGAAATTAAAAGATTTCCCAAAGAATTTTTTATGGGGAGCTTCAACATCAGCTTATCAAGTAGAAGGTGCTTATAATGAAGATGGAAAGGGATTATCCGTTCAAGATACAAAGGAACCATTCCCAGGAACACCAGATTTTAAGGTGTCTAGTGATCACTATCACCATTACAAAGAAGATGTAGCATTATTTGCAGAAATGGGATTTAAGACTTATCGTTTTTCAATTGCATGGACTAGAATAATACCAAATGGGGTAGGGGATGTAAATCCTAAAGGAATTGAATTTTATAACAATTTAATCAATGAACTATTATCATACGGAATAGAACCGCTAGTTACTATGTATCATTTTGATTTGCCAGATGCGCTTCAAAGAGAAGGTGGTTGGTCAAATAGAAAGACTGCTGATGCATTTGTAAATTATGCAAAAGTATTGTTTGAAAATTTCGGTGATAGAGTTAAGTATTGGCTTACAATAAATGAGCAGAATATGATGATACTTCATGGAGGGGCAATTGGAACTGTAAATGATGGAGTAGAAAATATTGAAAAAGAATTATATAAACAAAATCATCATATGATGCTTGCGCAAGCGCAAACAATGAAGTTATGCCATAGTATGTGCCCAAAAGCGAAAATAGGGCCTGCACCTAATATAAGTTCAATATATCCAGCAAGTTCAAGACCAGAAGATATATTAGCGGCTAGTAACCAATCATCTATAAGGAATTGGTTATACTTAGATATGGCTGTACATGGTAGGTATAATCCAATAGCTTGGAGCTATATGGTTGAAAAAGGAATCGAGCCAACTATTGAAGATGGAGATATGGAAATATTAAAAGGTGGAAATCCAGATTTCATAGCATTTAATTATTATTGTACAGGAACAGCAGAGGAAAGTAAGATTGATGATAAAGAAGTTTCGACTCAAGGTGGAGATCAACAAATTGCTGTAGGAGATTTAGGTGTTTATAAAGGAGCTTCTAATCCGAACTTGGAGAAAACTCAATTTGGATGGGAGATTGATCCTATAGGATTTAGAAATACTTTAAGGGAAGTATATGAAAGATATAATTTACCTATAATAATTACTGAGAATGGATTAGGTGCTTATGATAATGTTGAAGAAAATGATACTATAAATGATGATTATAGAATTGATTATTTAAGAAAACATATCGAACAGGCTAGACTTGCTATAACTGATGGAGTAGATTTGATTGGATATTGTCCATGGTCAGCTATAGATCTTATAAGTACTCACCAAGGTTTCAAGAAAAGATATGGCTTTATATATGTAAATAGAGATGAATTTGATCTCAAGGATTTAAGAAGAATAAGAAAGAAGAGTTTCTTCTGGTATAAAAAAGTCATCGAAACTAATGGAGAAGAAATTTAG
- the tkt gene encoding transketolase has product MSRELDKLSINAIRVLSADAIEKSKSGHPGLPLGSATMAYTLWTKMNHNGKNPEWDNRDRFVLSAGHGSMLEYSLLHLFGYGLTVEDIKNFRQFGSLTPGHPEFGHTKGVEITTGPLGQGICNAVGFAIAEAHLAEKFNKPDYSVVDHYTYAIVGDGCLMEGISGEASSLAGTLGLGKLVVLYDSNNISIEGNTDIAFREDVAKRYEAYGWQVLNVADGNDIDTIEKAIEAAKAETTKPSIIIVKNQIGFGCPAKQGKASAHGEPLGADNVIAMKENLGWKTEPAFYVPDEVYTNMNEHIAKGEKTEEAWNELFKSYEKAYPELAAEYTKWMSGELDKEALLNNEELWSFDKEMATRESSGIMINRLAKLIPNFIGGSADLAPSNKTHMNDRGDFSAEDRSGSNLHFGVREHAMAAIANGMYAHGGLKVFCATFFVFSDYMKGAMRLSALMNLPVAYVLTHDSIGVGEDGPTHEPIEQLAALRSMPNMTVFRPADSKETAAAWYYAVTNGTTPTSLVLTRQKLPLYDGCPKRALKGGYILKDSKKETPDVLLMASGSEVELIYKAAAELETKGIDARVISMPSFELFDAQDEAYKESVMPNKVRARVAVEALTSFGWHKYVGLDGDVISLDTFGASGKAEILFEKFGFTVENVVKKAINVAKK; this is encoded by the coding sequence ATGAGTAGAGAATTAGATAAATTATCTATTAACGCAATAAGAGTATTATCAGCAGATGCTATTGAAAAATCAAAATCAGGACATCCAGGTTTACCACTTGGATCAGCTACAATGGCTTATACATTATGGACAAAGATGAATCATAATGGAAAGAACCCTGAATGGGATAACAGAGATAGATTTGTATTATCAGCAGGACATGGTTCAATGCTTGAATATTCATTGCTACATTTATTTGGATATGGACTTACAGTTGAAGATATTAAAAACTTTAGACAATTCGGAAGTTTAACACCAGGACATCCAGAGTTTGGTCATACAAAAGGTGTTGAAATAACAACAGGACCACTTGGACAAGGTATTTGTAATGCAGTAGGTTTTGCTATAGCAGAAGCACATCTTGCAGAAAAATTCAATAAACCAGATTATAGCGTAGTTGATCACTATACATATGCTATAGTTGGAGACGGATGCCTTATGGAAGGTATCTCAGGAGAAGCGTCATCTCTTGCTGGAACTTTAGGTCTCGGAAAATTAGTTGTATTATATGATTCAAATAATATTTCAATTGAAGGAAATACAGACATAGCATTTAGAGAAGATGTAGCTAAGAGATACGAAGCTTATGGATGGCAAGTACTAAATGTAGCAGATGGAAATGATATAGATACAATAGAAAAAGCAATAGAAGCAGCTAAAGCAGAAACAACAAAACCTTCTATTATAATAGTTAAAAATCAAATTGGTTTTGGATGTCCAGCAAAACAAGGAAAAGCTTCAGCACATGGTGAACCTTTAGGAGCAGACAATGTAATTGCTATGAAGGAAAACTTAGGATGGAAGACTGAGCCTGCATTCTACGTGCCAGACGAAGTGTATACAAATATGAATGAACACATAGCAAAAGGCGAAAAGACTGAAGAAGCTTGGAATGAGTTGTTTAAATCATATGAAAAAGCTTATCCAGAACTTGCAGCAGAATATACTAAATGGATGAGTGGGGAACTTGATAAAGAAGCTTTATTAAACAACGAAGAACTTTGGAGCTTTGATAAAGAAATGGCTACAAGAGAATCTTCAGGAATAATGATAAATAGATTAGCTAAACTAATTCCAAACTTTATTGGAGGATCAGCAGATTTAGCTCCATCTAACAAAACTCATATGAACGATAGAGGAGATTTCTCAGCAGAAGATAGAAGCGGATCAAACCTTCACTTTGGGGTTAGAGAACATGCTATGGCAGCTATCGCTAACGGAATGTATGCTCATGGAGGACTTAAAGTATTCTGTGCAACATTCTTTGTATTCAGTGATTACATGAAAGGTGCTATGAGATTATCAGCTCTTATGAATCTTCCAGTAGCTTATGTTTTAACACATGATAGTATTGGAGTAGGGGAAGACGGTCCAACTCATGAACCAATAGAACAATTAGCAGCTCTTAGAAGTATGCCAAATATGACAGTATTTAGACCAGCAGACTCAAAAGAAACTGCAGCAGCATGGTATTACGCTGTGACTAATGGAACTACTCCAACATCACTAGTATTAACAAGACAAAAGTTACCACTATATGATGGCTGTCCTAAGAGAGCATTAAAGGGAGGATATATCTTAAAAGATTCTAAGAAAGAAACTCCAGATGTACTTTTAATGGCATCAGGTTCAGAAGTAGAATTAATCTACAAAGCAGCAGCTGAATTAGAAACTAAAGGAATAGATGCAAGAGTTATCAGTATGCCATCATTTGAATTATTTGATGCTCAAGATGAGGCTTATAAAGAATCAGTTATGCCAAATAAAGTTCGTGCTAGAGTTGCAGTAGAAGCATTAACAAGCTTTGGATGGCACAAATATGTAGGTCTTGATGGAGATGTTATATCTTTAGATACTTTTGGAGCATCAGGTAAAGCAGAAATACTATTCGAGAAATTTGGATTCACTGTAGAAAATGTTGTTAAAAAGGCTATTAATGTAGCAAAGAAATAG
- the fsa gene encoding fructose-6-phosphate aldolase codes for MRFFLDTANVEHIKEANEMGVICGVTTNPSLIAKEGRDFNEVIKEITEIVDGPISGEVVSEDAEGMIKEGREIAAIHKNMIVKIPMTAEGLKATKVLASEGIKTNVTLIFSATQSLLAANAGATYVSPFLGRVDDISMIGMDLVRDIAEIFAVHGIETEIIAASVRNPIHVIEAAKAGADISTVPYSLVMQMLKHPLTDQGLERFKADWAAAFGK; via the coding sequence ATGAGATTTTTTTTAGACACAGCAAATGTAGAACACATTAAAGAAGCAAATGAAATGGGAGTAATATGTGGTGTAACAACAAATCCATCATTAATAGCAAAAGAAGGAAGAGACTTCAATGAAGTAATAAAAGAAATTACAGAAATAGTTGATGGACCAATAAGTGGAGAAGTTGTAAGTGAAGATGCTGAAGGAATGATAAAAGAAGGAAGAGAAATTGCAGCAATTCATAAGAATATGATAGTAAAGATTCCAATGACAGCTGAAGGATTAAAGGCAACTAAAGTATTAGCAAGTGAAGGAATTAAAACAAATGTAACATTAATATTCTCAGCAACTCAGAGCTTACTTGCAGCAAATGCAGGAGCAACATATGTAAGCCCATTCCTTGGAAGAGTAGATGACATCTCAATGATAGGTATGGATTTAGTTAGAGATATAGCAGAAATATTTGCAGTTCATGGAATAGAAACAGAAATAATAGCAGCAAGCGTGAGAAATCCAATTCATGTAATAGAAGCAGCAAAAGCAGGCGCAGATATATCAACAGTACCTTATAGTTTAGTAATGCAAATGCTAAAACACCCATTAACAGATCAAGGATTAGAAAGATTCAAAGCAGACTGGGCAGCAGCATTTGGAAAATAG
- the hxlB gene encoding 6-phospho-3-hexuloisomerase: protein MRVIDQILEEIKDVISKVDEEAIKKIMDVLQKEKKIFVDGEGRSGFQAKGFAMRLVHIGYNSYVMGETITPALKKGDIYVAISGSGKTKNTLSNAKAAKDLGLTIVGVTSKKDSPLAEVSDLVLEVPGKTKNDTGVSSIQLLSSLFDQSVHIVLDDLCLLMSRRDNLSDSEAAKNHINVE from the coding sequence ATGAGAGTAATAGATCAAATATTAGAAGAAATTAAAGATGTAATAAGCAAAGTTGATGAAGAAGCGATTAAAAAAATAATGGATGTACTCCAAAAAGAAAAAAAGATTTTTGTAGATGGCGAAGGTCGTAGCGGATTTCAAGCAAAAGGATTTGCAATGCGTTTGGTGCATATTGGTTATAATTCTTATGTTATGGGAGAGACAATTACACCAGCTCTCAAAAAGGGAGATATATATGTTGCAATATCAGGTTCTGGAAAAACAAAAAATACACTAAGTAATGCAAAAGCAGCAAAGGATTTAGGCTTAACTATAGTTGGAGTTACAAGTAAAAAGGACTCTCCACTTGCAGAAGTATCAGATCTTGTACTTGAGGTTCCAGGAAAAACAAAGAATGATACCGGTGTTTCGTCAATTCAACTACTAAGTTCATTATTTGATCAATCTGTCCATATAGTATTAGATGATTTATGCTTATTAATGAGTAGAAGAGATAATTTATCAGATAGTGAAGCAGCAAAAAATCATATCAATGTAGAATAA
- a CDS encoding orotidine 5'-phosphate decarboxylase / HUMPS family protein, with the protein MKLQVAIDRVSLEKAENLVKTFDGLADIIEIGTSLIKDYGLLKLKDITSQKSKSQMLGDIKTSDEGAYEFKQGFKQGFDILTVMGSASLGTIEKCHEVSEQYNGTMMIDLLECSDEKIKEISHFSSAIYCIHSSIDKEKLANPGETVKRFKEQFPSIKRIAVAGGITLDSIPELNKYNIELVIVGSAITSADDKVEKVKEFKGVIDK; encoded by the coding sequence ATGAAGTTACAAGTTGCAATAGATAGGGTGTCTTTAGAGAAAGCAGAAAACTTAGTTAAAACTTTTGATGGATTAGCAGATATTATTGAGATTGGAACATCTTTAATAAAAGACTATGGACTTCTTAAATTAAAAGATATAACAAGCCAAAAAAGTAAATCTCAAATGTTAGGAGATATAAAAACAAGTGATGAAGGTGCTTATGAATTTAAACAAGGTTTCAAACAAGGATTTGATATTCTAACTGTGATGGGGAGTGCATCACTTGGAACTATAGAAAAATGTCACGAAGTTTCTGAGCAATATAATGGGACAATGATGATAGATTTATTAGAATGTTCAGATGAGAAAATTAAGGAAATATCACACTTCAGCAGTGCTATTTATTGCATACATTCCTCTATTGATAAAGAAAAACTAGCTAATCCAGGTGAAACAGTGAAGCGATTTAAAGAACAGTTTCCTTCAATTAAAAGAATTGCAGTTGCAGGAGGAATAACATTAGATTCCATACCAGAATTGAATAAATATAATATAGAGCTAGTTATAGTAGGATCAGCAATAACTAGTGCTGATGATAAGGTGGAAAAAGTAAAAGAGTTTAAGGGAGTAATAGATAAATGA
- a CDS encoding sugar kinase, whose product MSEIITIGEPMVMFLADTKEHLSNVEHFTRLIAGAELNVAMGLRRLGHTVTYISQVGEDPFGQYVKKYLENENIDTTFVKTYKEAPTGFQFKNRTDEGDPEVLYFRKGAAASRITKDILNEISFSDGKVLHITGIFPALSKTTLETTFKAIEKAHENGMLVTFDPNPRPVLWESKEKMIQVTNELAFKSDIVLPGFSEGKLFTGKDYKEEIADFYLDKGVKKVVIKMGTTGSYSREKLENGQIKEAECPSFEVPVLDTVGAGDGFAAGVISGILENLEDNKILERGNAIGGIQVMHLSDNEGLPTVDELDNFLKNYKRKVS is encoded by the coding sequence ATGAGTGAGATTATTACAATTGGTGAACCAATGGTAATGTTTTTAGCAGATACTAAAGAACATCTTAGCAACGTAGAACATTTTACAAGGTTAATTGCTGGAGCAGAACTTAATGTAGCTATGGGACTAAGAAGACTTGGACATACAGTTACATATATAAGCCAAGTTGGAGAAGATCCATTTGGGCAATATGTAAAGAAATATCTAGAAAATGAAAATATAGATACAACTTTTGTAAAGACATATAAAGAAGCACCAACAGGATTTCAATTTAAAAATAGAACTGATGAGGGGGATCCAGAGGTACTATATTTTAGAAAAGGAGCGGCAGCATCAAGAATAACTAAAGATATTTTAAATGAAATAAGTTTTTCAGATGGAAAGGTGCTTCATATCACAGGAATTTTTCCAGCATTAAGCAAAACAACTTTAGAAACAACATTTAAAGCTATAGAAAAAGCTCACGAAAATGGTATGCTTGTTACTTTTGACCCTAATCCAAGGCCAGTATTATGGGAGAGCAAGGAAAAGATGATTCAAGTGACTAATGAGTTAGCATTTAAATCAGATATTGTATTACCTGGTTTCAGCGAAGGAAAATTATTTACAGGAAAAGATTACAAGGAAGAGATTGCTGATTTTTATTTAGACAAAGGTGTAAAAAAGGTAGTTATAAAAATGGGAACTACCGGTTCGTATTCTAGGGAGAAATTAGAAAATGGACAAATAAAAGAAGCTGAATGTCCAAGCTTTGAAGTTCCAGTTTTAGATACAGTAGGAGCAGGAGATGGATTTGCAGCAGGAGTTATTAGCGGAATTTTAGAAAATCTTGAAGATAATAAAATTTTAGAAAGAGGAAACGCTATTGGTGGAATTCAAGTAATGCATCTAAGTGATAATGAGGGATTACCAACAGTAGATGAATTAGATAATTTTTTGAAAAATTATAAAAGAAAAGTTTCATAA
- a CDS encoding sugar phosphate isomerase/epimerase family protein — MNQLGINLLVFKNELDKGIKQEQILEQIEALGVHIAEIRRECLKNLAEEIPIINKLAKEFGIELYYSVPEKVACEKKLNPDINVYFEEAKLMGASHIKFNIGDLVELSLDEIKKLRDIIYKFEIKVTIENDQTPENGNLKCVIDAIDIINKNSLPIGYTFDLGNWYWQNEDPENAFDILRSAITVFHLKNVEFLNNKPTTTLLSEGQINWKAMLKKLSNNVPVMIEYPIRNEDIRGELEEVRKILL; from the coding sequence ATGAATCAACTAGGTATAAATTTATTAGTATTTAAAAATGAATTAGATAAAGGGATAAAACAAGAACAAATATTAGAGCAAATAGAGGCATTAGGTGTTCATATAGCTGAAATAAGAAGAGAATGTCTAAAGAACTTAGCGGAAGAAATTCCGATTATAAATAAATTAGCTAAAGAATTTGGAATAGAATTATATTATTCAGTTCCGGAGAAAGTAGCTTGCGAAAAGAAATTAAATCCAGATATTAATGTTTATTTTGAGGAAGCAAAACTGATGGGGGCAAGTCACATAAAATTCAATATAGGTGACTTAGTAGAGTTAAGCTTAGATGAAATAAAAAAATTAAGAGATATTATTTATAAATTTGAGATTAAAGTAACAATAGAAAATGATCAAACTCCTGAAAATGGAAATTTAAAATGTGTAATAGATGCTATTGATATTATAAACAAAAATTCATTACCAATCGGATATACTTTCGACTTAGGCAATTGGTATTGGCAGAATGAAGATCCTGAAAATGCATTTGATATTTTACGTTCAGCTATTACAGTATTTCATTTAAAAAATGTAGAGTTTCTAAATAATAAGCCTACTACAACTTTACTGTCAGAAGGACAAATTAATTGGAAGGCAATGTTAAAGAAGTTATCTAATAATGTGCCAGTAATGATCGAATATCCAATTAGAAATGAAGATATACGAGGAGAATTAGAGGAAGTAAGAAAAATTTTGCTATAG